A single window of Luteipulveratus halotolerans DNA harbors:
- a CDS encoding GNAT family N-acetyltransferase translates to MKNYPLLEVRVTTPRLELRATTDELMDELAELVRAGKTHAEPPPYDDPITFYEPDPEVRVAHWMRRLWLRRSSVGPNFWRLNFTVVLDGRAVGEQSVTGVHFAALGTVTTFSWLSVDERGRGLGHEMRAAVLHLAFDGLGAREAGSDAFVDNAGSNAISRDLGYEPNGVDWATRRGERAQLNRWRITRAAWEPHRRDDVELYGVDACHTHLPLTISDT, encoded by the coding sequence ATGAAGAACTACCCGTTGCTCGAAGTGCGTGTCACCACGCCGCGACTCGAGCTGCGAGCGACGACGGACGAGCTCATGGACGAGCTCGCCGAGCTGGTGCGCGCCGGCAAGACGCACGCGGAGCCACCGCCGTACGACGACCCGATCACGTTCTACGAGCCCGACCCCGAGGTGCGCGTGGCGCACTGGATGAGGCGTCTGTGGCTGCGCCGATCCTCAGTCGGCCCTAACTTCTGGCGGCTCAACTTCACGGTCGTCCTCGACGGTCGAGCAGTGGGGGAGCAGTCGGTCACGGGCGTGCACTTCGCCGCCCTGGGGACCGTGACGACGTTCTCCTGGTTGTCGGTCGACGAACGCGGCCGCGGACTCGGCCACGAGATGCGAGCGGCTGTGCTCCACCTGGCCTTCGACGGCCTCGGCGCCCGGGAGGCCGGCAGCGACGCGTTCGTCGACAACGCCGGCTCGAACGCGATCTCGCGCGATCTCGGGTACGAACCCAACGGTGTCGACTGGGCGACACGACGCGGCGAACGCGCCCAGCTCAACCGCTGGCGCATCACTCGGGCTGCATGGGAGCCACACCGTCGCGACGATGTCGAGCTGTACGGCGTCGACGCCTGCCACACAC